A window from Candidatus Thiodiazotropha endoloripes encodes these proteins:
- a CDS encoding PilZ domain-containing protein, translating to MDARKNPRTKTSFQVTFVSKANGVSQNRTIADISQSGLFVNALSGAKLNDHYRVLFRRPGQVESIQLTAQVTRINHRGTALTFRQLDPQESRFLSELTNPNWDGKDLLEGVIKHGILENTTNFADCMRLTSLLSSDYRFTSRGESIN from the coding sequence ATGGATGCACGTAAAAATCCAAGAACAAAAACATCCTTTCAGGTCACCTTTGTATCCAAAGCCAATGGGGTCAGCCAAAATCGGACCATTGCCGACATCAGCCAATCTGGCCTGTTTGTCAACGCATTGAGTGGAGCAAAGCTCAACGATCACTACCGGGTGTTATTCAGGAGACCGGGACAGGTCGAGTCGATACAATTGACCGCACAGGTCACCCGCATCAATCACCGGGGTACCGCGCTGACATTCCGTCAACTCGATCCACAGGAGAGCCGTTTTCTGTCTGAGTTGACCAATCCCAACTGGGATGGCAAGGATCTGCTGGAAGGGGTTATCAAGCATGGCATTCTCGAAAACACCACAAACTTCGCCGACTGCATGCGCTTGACCTCACTGCTCAGCAGTGATTATCGGTTCACGTCGAGAGGTGAGAGTATCAACTAG